The following coding sequences lie in one Paenibacillus durus ATCC 35681 genomic window:
- a CDS encoding ABC transporter ATP-binding protein, producing MKKLRHLLNTDIYRWLKQCMTGKWGALSVIIILNVIISLSGAVLAIVSKQVIDHAVEGSMRVSGIYAIAFALILILQLALSSMLTLRTVKLREAMNNDLQRNFMDRLYRAEWSAAGKYHSGDLLTHLTNDVANITDGLVNTLPSIISLIAQFAAAFITLLYFDKTLALFAFLLGPVSVLISWYIGSRLKKMQHQIQAAESRYRSLLQECVQNLLIVKTFEHEQDSLQKVQASQANRLFWILKRTRFNVAADLTMGIGYRLGFFLAFIWGAYRISIGAASFGMFTAFLQLVGQIQGPLEGLARTFPVLIAMITSAERLIVFQKLESENKRENLPSIRDGISGLQMEHVVYGYEADKPILTGVSLRIRPGELIALIGTSGEGKTTLLRLLLALIKPQTGDVCIIGNNHERISLSADTRSYFSYVPQGNTLFSGTIADNLRIGHPSATEEEINAAIEAACARGFIEKLPQGIDTVIGEHGSGLSEGQAQRIAIARALLRPTPILLLDEATSALDMDTEWTVLQNIRNFQPPRTCIAITHRLSVFDVCDHIYRLSKGQLFEQKKELVTH from the coding sequence ATGAAAAAACTAAGACATCTCTTGAACACCGATATTTACCGCTGGCTGAAACAGTGCATGACGGGAAAATGGGGCGCGCTGTCCGTTATCATTATTTTAAATGTAATCATTTCACTAAGCGGCGCCGTTCTTGCCATTGTCTCGAAGCAGGTGATTGATCATGCCGTAGAGGGCAGCATGCGCGTCAGCGGCATATACGCAATCGCTTTCGCCCTGATTCTGATCCTTCAGTTAGCACTTTCTTCAATGCTGACCCTGCGAACCGTGAAGCTGAGAGAGGCAATGAACAATGATTTGCAGCGGAACTTTATGGACCGGCTGTATAGAGCAGAGTGGAGCGCGGCCGGAAAATACCACAGCGGCGATCTGTTGACGCATCTGACCAACGATGTTGCCAATATTACCGACGGCTTGGTTAACACCCTGCCCAGCATCATTTCCCTGATTGCCCAGTTTGCGGCGGCCTTCATTACTTTGCTGTATTTTGACAAGACGCTGGCACTGTTCGCTTTTCTGCTTGGACCTGTGTCCGTGCTCATCAGCTGGTACATAGGCAGCAGGCTGAAGAAAATGCAGCATCAGATTCAGGCCGCGGAAAGCCGCTATCGTTCCCTGCTGCAAGAGTGCGTCCAAAATCTGCTGATTGTGAAGACATTCGAGCACGAACAAGACAGCCTGCAAAAGGTGCAAGCCTCTCAAGCGAACCGGCTGTTCTGGATACTTAAACGCACCCGGTTTAATGTTGCCGCAGATTTGACTATGGGGATCGGATACCGGCTCGGCTTTTTTCTGGCCTTCATTTGGGGGGCATACCGCATATCTATCGGAGCTGCCAGCTTTGGGATGTTTACCGCTTTTTTGCAGCTTGTAGGACAAATTCAGGGACCGCTTGAAGGTCTTGCCCGTACGTTCCCTGTCCTGATCGCTATGATTACATCAGCGGAACGGCTTATCGTCTTTCAAAAATTGGAATCGGAAAATAAGAGAGAGAATCTTCCCTCCATTCGGGACGGCATATCCGGTCTGCAAATGGAGCATGTAGTATACGGCTATGAGGCGGATAAGCCGATTCTTACCGGTGTTTCTCTCCGCATTCGGCCCGGCGAGCTGATCGCTCTCATCGGCACCTCGGGCGAAGGCAAAACCACCCTGCTTCGGCTTCTGCTCGCGTTAATCAAGCCCCAGACCGGGGATGTCTGCATTATCGGCAACAATCATGAACGGATCAGCCTTTCCGCTGATACAAGGTCTTATTTTTCCTATGTTCCGCAGGGCAATACTTTATTCTCCGGCACGATTGCGGACAATCTGCGGATCGGTCATCCCTCAGCCACCGAGGAGGAAATCAACGCAGCCATTGAGGCCGCTTGCGCCCGGGGCTTTATCGAGAAGCTTCCCCAAGGCATTGATACGGTTATCGGCGAACACGGCTCCGGCTTATCCGAAGGCCAGGCCCAACGAATCGCGATTGCCCGCGCGCTACTGAGGCCGACGCCGATCCTGCTTCTCGATGAAGCGACATCGGCGCTTGACATGGATACGGAGTGGACCGTCCTGCAAAATATCCGGAATTTCCAGCCCCCGCGAACATGCATCGCCATCACCCACCGTTTATCCGTATTTGATGTATGCGATCACATCTACCGCTTGTCCAAAGGCCAACTGTTCGAACAAAAAAAGGAGCTTGTTACTCACTAA